The genomic stretch TTTCTCACGAGTTCCCCGACGACGTGCTGGCCGAGGCCGACTTTTTGCCGGAAGAGGTACAGCCGGGCGACCTGGAGCAGCGCGAAGATCTTCGCGACCTGCCTTTTGTGACCATCGACGGCGAAACGGCCAAGGATTTCGACGATGCCGTCTGTCTCCGGCGCGAGGAGGGCGGCACTTCCCATCTGTGGGTGGCTATTGCCGATGTCGGGCACTATGTGAAGGAAGGCTCCCTTCTCGACCAGGAAGCCTATCTGCGCGGCACCAGCGTCTATTTCCCCGGGCAGGTTATCCCTATGCTCCCCGAGCGGCTGAGTAATGGCATCTGCTCCCTCAACCCCCAGGTGGACCGCCTGACGCTGGTGGCCGAGATAGTCTTTGACGCCAAGGCCCGCCGGCAAAGCAGCCGCTTCTACCCGGCGGTCATCCGCAGCCGGGCGCGGCTGACCTATACCGAAGTCCACGAGATGGTGGAGAAGCAGCTGGCCGAGACCATTGAGCGCTATGTGGATCTCTACCCCATGCTCACCGAGATGCTGGCTCTGTCGGAAGGTCTGACCGCCATGCGTCGGCAGCGGGGAAGCCTCGATTTCGATCTGCCCGAGGCGGAAATCATCCTCGGGGTACGGGGGGAGCCCGAAAACATCATCAAGGCCGAGCGCACCAAAGCGCACCGGCTGATCGAAGAATTCATGCTCGCTGCCAATGAAGCCGTCGCCTTCTTTCTGGGTCAGCGGGACATCCCCTTACTCTACCGGGTCCACGAACCCCCCGATCTCGCCAAACTGCAGGCGTTTCAGCAGTTCATCGCCTTTTTCAACTATGGGCTCAATCTGGAGGCGGAGGGTGTCGATCCCCGGGCTCTGCAGGAGCTGCTGGCGCAGGTCGAGGGCAAACCCGAGGAACGGACGATCAACCAGGTCCTTCTGCGCAGCATGAAGCAGGCCTTCTACGCGCCGGACAACGTCGGGCACTTCGGTCTGGCGGCGGAACATTACTGCCATTTTACGTCACCGATCCGGCGTTATCCCGATCTGCAGGTGCACCGGGTGCTGCGTCAGGCCTGGCGGGCCGGCGGCCTGGCGGAGCAGGAGCGAAATCGTCTCGCCGACAGGCTTCCCGAAATGGGGGAGCATACCTCGCGGACCGAACGACGGGCGATGGAGGCCGAACGGGAGATTGTCGAACTGAAGAAATGCCAGTTCATGGCCGAGCGGGTCGGGGAAGCGTTTGCCGGCTACATCACCGGGGTGCAACCCTTTGGCCTCTTTGTCGAGTTGAAGGAATTTTTTGTCGAGGGGTTGGTGCATCTGACTTCGCTCAGCGACGATTTTTATACCTACGAAGAGGACCGGCACCGTCTGGTCGGCCAGTATCGCCGGCGTATTTTCCAGGTGGGGAATGAAGTCGAGGTCCTGGTGCAGAATGTCAGTGTGGAAAGGCGCGAAATCGATTTTACGCTGGTTGATCTGGCCGCCCAACAGACGACAGCGCAGGAGTCACCCAAGGGTCGGCGTGCTCAGGGAAAATCGAAAAAACGATGATAATCATAAAAGATCTGAAAAATATCTCGACCCCCTTCAAGGGCGCGGTGGTGACACTGGGCAATTTCGACGGCATCCATCTGGGGCACCGTGAGATCTTCCGCCGCGTGGTGGCCAAAGCCAAAGAGATTCAGGGCACTTCCGTCGTCTACACGTTCGTACCGCATCCGCTGAAAGTCCTGGCTCCCGATCGGGCGCTGCGCCTCATTAACACCTATGAGGAAAAAGAGCGCCTCATCGAAGCGTCCTGCATCGACGTGCTGATCAGTGCCCCCTTCACCATTCAGACAGCCGGCCTTTCCGCCGTGGAGTTCGTGGAGGAGATCCTGGTGCGCACCATTGGGGTCAAGCATCTGGTGGTGGGCTACGACTACGCGTTCGGGAAAAACCGCGAAGGGAACGTCGATTTTTTGCAGGAGATGGGGCGTAAGTGGGGATTTACTGTGGAGGTGGTCGGACCGGTCACCAAAGAGGGGCTGGTTTACAGTTCGACCCGCATTCGCCAACTGATCGGCGCCGGGGAGGTCGCGGAGGTGGTCCGTTATCTGGGGCGCCATTTCACTCTTGAAGGCCAGGTTGTGCATGGCCAGTCACGCGGCCGCACCATCGGCATCCCAACCGCCAACCTGAGTACGGACAAGGAACTGCTGCCCCGGCCGGGGGTCTATGCCGTCAAAGTCCGTTGGCAGGATTCGCTGTGGGACGGTGTCGCCAATATCGGCACCAATCCGACCTTCGGTGGCTCGAAGACGACCATCGAGGTGCATATCCTTGGCTTTTCCGGCGAGATTTACGGGGATACGGTACGGATCTACTTTGTCGAGCATTTGCGCGACGAGGTGCAGTTTCCCGCTGTGGAACTGCTGGTCAAGGCGATTCACGCCGATATCTGCCGGGCGCGCCAGATCCTGGCTGAAACCCCCATCCTCGAATACCGGGACTATCTCGACTGTGGTCTGCAGGTGTCGACCCTGGGCCGGGGAGGGGCGTTGTGAGGCTGTCGGGTGGCACACGCGTTCTCGGTATTTTCGGGGATCCCATCGCCCACTCCCTGTCGCCGCGCATGCAGAATGCGGCCCTGGCCGCGGCCGGTATCGACGCCGTCTACGTTCCTTTTCACGTGCGGCCGGCACATCTGGCGGACGCCGTTCGGGCCATCCGCGCTCTGCCCCTGTGGGGGGTGAATCTGACCGTTCCACACAAAGAAGCGGTGCTGCCTCTTCTTGATCGGGTGGCGGAGCCGGCCCGTTTGATCGGGGCTGTCAATACCGTGACTCACGAAGACGGTTGTCTCATCGGGCACAATACGGATGCGCCTGGATTTTTGCATGCCCTTGCCGCGGATCTGAACTTTGTCCCGGCGACGAAAAAAATTCTTGTTCTGGGGGCCGGCGGCGCCAGCCGGGCGGCTCTGGTCGCCTTGGCCCAGGCCGGCGCCGCAATGATCGTCATTGCCAACCGAACGCTGGACAGAGCCCGCCTGCTATGCGATCATTTCGCTCCCTTTTTCCCGGGTACGGATTTTGCTTGCACATCTCTGGACAACGGGGATTTGCGCCGGGCGTTTTCCGGGGTTGACCTGCTGGTGAATACTTCGGCCATAGGCCTGAAGGGAGAATCCTTTGCCCCTCTCCCCTGGACCTTTTTACCCGAAGCCGCCAGCGTCTACGACATGGTCTATGGCCGCGGCAAGACCTCCCTGCAGATCGAGGCTGAAAAGCAGGGACATCGCACCGCCGACGGGCGGGGGATGCTCGTGGCCCAGGGAGAAGCTGCCTTTGCCCTGTGGACGGGGCAGAGACCGCCTTCTGGCGTGATGGCAGACAGTATATTGACGGAGTGATGAGCCTGTGACTCCATGGAAAATCAGATAAAACTTTTCTTGAGGAATTATTTTTAATAGAATTCCGGGTAATTGACATCCCAGGAGAATATCCGTCTCATGACAAGTAACCGACTTGGCGAACTGCTGGTACGCAATAATCTGATCAATGCCCAACAGCTGACCAAAGCGCTGGAAGAACAGAAGACCCAGGGCGGTCGACTGGGCGCCAGCCTGGTCAAGCTGGGGTTTATCAAGGAAGACGAGCTGGCCTCCTTCCTTTCCCGCCAGTACGGGGTGCCCTCCATCAATCTTAACGATTTCGAGATCGATGCGGCGGTGACCAAACTGATCACGGCGGAGGTGGCGCAGAAATATCAGATCATCCCCATCAATCGCGCCGGCGCCACCCTCATCGTCGCCATGAGCGATCCCTCCAATATCTTCGCCATCGACGATATCAAGTTCATGACCGGCTACAATGTCGAGGTCGTGGTCGCTTCCGAGACGGCCATTAGAAATGCCATCGACCAGTATTACGATCAATCGGCCACCCTGGCCGAGGTCATGGAAGACCTCGATGATATCGACCTGGAAGTTATCGATGAAGAAGAAGTCGACGTCAACGCGCTTGAAAAGGCCACCGAGGACGCTCCCGTCGTCAAGCTCGTCAACCTGATCCTGACCGACGCCATCAAGCGCAAAGCCTCCGATATCCACATCGAGCCCTATGAGAAGTCTTTCCGCGTTCGTTATCGCATTGACGGGGTGCTTTATGAAGTGATGAAGCCACCCATGAAGCTGAAAAATGCCATTACCTCGCGCATCAAGATCATGTCCGAGATGGATATCGCCGAACGGCGCCTGCCCCAGGACGGTCGCATCAAGATCAAGCTGCCCGGCGGCAAGGACATGGACTACCGGGTCAACTGCCTGCCGACCCTTTTTGGCGAGAAGATCTGTCTGCGTCTGCTCGACAAGTCGAACCTGCAG from Desulfuromonas sp. KJ2020 encodes the following:
- the rnr gene encoding ribonuclease R; translation: MPVTPSDIVKFIESRPGRPLSAREIAEGLRISPSQRKKFYRLLESLATEGLVAHLKGDRYSLPRKQNLVTGTISVHRDGYGFVSPREGQGPDVFVPARFLREVMHGDEVVVRVERGGRPGKPEGRLVRVEKRAHTTLVGLYEQGRKFGSVHPADPRLNQPIFVPAGQELGARGGEVVLVAIDAYPNEFRNAEGHIVQVLGDPSDPAVEILSIIHKHGLSHEFPDDVLAEADFLPEEVQPGDLEQREDLRDLPFVTIDGETAKDFDDAVCLRREEGGTSHLWVAIADVGHYVKEGSLLDQEAYLRGTSVYFPGQVIPMLPERLSNGICSLNPQVDRLTLVAEIVFDAKARRQSSRFYPAVIRSRARLTYTEVHEMVEKQLAETIERYVDLYPMLTEMLALSEGLTAMRRQRGSLDFDLPEAEIILGVRGEPENIIKAERTKAHRLIEEFMLAANEAVAFFLGQRDIPLLYRVHEPPDLAKLQAFQQFIAFFNYGLNLEAEGVDPRALQELLAQVEGKPEERTINQVLLRSMKQAFYAPDNVGHFGLAAEHYCHFTSPIRRYPDLQVHRVLRQAWRAGGLAEQERNRLADRLPEMGEHTSRTERRAMEAEREIVELKKCQFMAERVGEAFAGYITGVQPFGLFVELKEFFVEGLVHLTSLSDDFYTYEEDRHRLVGQYRRRIFQVGNEVEVLVQNVSVERREIDFTLVDLAAQQTTAQESPKGRRAQGKSKKR
- a CDS encoding bifunctional riboflavin kinase/FAD synthetase yields the protein MIIIKDLKNISTPFKGAVVTLGNFDGIHLGHREIFRRVVAKAKEIQGTSVVYTFVPHPLKVLAPDRALRLINTYEEKERLIEASCIDVLISAPFTIQTAGLSAVEFVEEILVRTIGVKHLVVGYDYAFGKNREGNVDFLQEMGRKWGFTVEVVGPVTKEGLVYSSTRIRQLIGAGEVAEVVRYLGRHFTLEGQVVHGQSRGRTIGIPTANLSTDKELLPRPGVYAVKVRWQDSLWDGVANIGTNPTFGGSKTTIEVHILGFSGEIYGDTVRIYFVEHLRDEVQFPAVELLVKAIHADICRARQILAETPILEYRDYLDCGLQVSTLGRGGAL
- the aroE gene encoding shikimate dehydrogenase, encoding MRLSGGTRVLGIFGDPIAHSLSPRMQNAALAAAGIDAVYVPFHVRPAHLADAVRAIRALPLWGVNLTVPHKEAVLPLLDRVAEPARLIGAVNTVTHEDGCLIGHNTDAPGFLHALAADLNFVPATKKILVLGAGGASRAALVALAQAGAAMIVIANRTLDRARLLCDHFAPFFPGTDFACTSLDNGDLRRAFSGVDLLVNTSAIGLKGESFAPLPWTFLPEAASVYDMVYGRGKTSLQIEAEKQGHRTADGRGMLVAQGEAAFALWTGQRPPSGVMADSILTE
- the pilB gene encoding type IV-A pilus assembly ATPase PilB — encoded protein: MTSNRLGELLVRNNLINAQQLTKALEEQKTQGGRLGASLVKLGFIKEDELASFLSRQYGVPSINLNDFEIDAAVTKLITAEVAQKYQIIPINRAGATLIVAMSDPSNIFAIDDIKFMTGYNVEVVVASETAIRNAIDQYYDQSATLAEVMEDLDDIDLEVIDEEEVDVNALEKATEDAPVVKLVNLILTDAIKRKASDIHIEPYEKSFRVRYRIDGVLYEVMKPPMKLKNAITSRIKIMSEMDIAERRLPQDGRIKIKLPGGKDMDYRVNCLPTLFGEKICLRLLDKSNLQLDMTKLGYEESALKWFKEQIHKPFGMVLVTGPTGSGKTVSLYSALAELNKITENISTAEDPVEFNFAGINQVQMHEEIGLNFASALRAFLRQDPDIIMIGEIRDFETAEIGVKAALTGHLVLSTLHTNDAPSTINRLLNMGIEPFLVASAVNLITAQRLGRRVCSECKEVEDVPKQALIDAGASPDEVDEYVCYRGKGCPTCNNTGYKGRVGIYQVMPMFEEIRELILAGANTAEIKRESMRLGVKTMRQSALTKLKEGATTFEEVLRCTVADD